From Zavarzinella sp., one genomic window encodes:
- a CDS encoding prenyltransferase/squalene oxidase repeat-containing protein — protein MNGLQHLPPDLLNHHSKWITSQMCPDGGFPGREGGSDLYYTGFALRSLAIMDSLSPEMAQKTAGYLKNCLHQPVSLIDLFSLLVSAFLVRIAADEDIFADSPTDWTLRTAKLLEVHRNKDGGYMRVPGAASGSTYMTFLVVLSLELLGEPLTDVSQLENFVQQRERSGGYVEIPQMRRAGTNPTAAAIGILDVLGKTSPENATSTVPFLEKMFCAEGGFRANDRIPTADLLSTFTAAWTISQLGGGNELPKDEILKYAHQCAVPDGGFRGGLWDQTADIEYTFYGLGLLGLLYGLENVKIG, from the coding sequence ATGAACGGTTTACAGCACCTGCCGCCTGACTTATTAAACCATCATTCAAAGTGGATTACAAGTCAGATGTGCCCTGATGGTGGGTTTCCGGGTCGTGAAGGTGGTTCAGACCTTTATTACACCGGATTCGCATTGAGAAGTCTGGCAATCATGGACTCTCTTTCGCCTGAGATGGCACAGAAAACGGCAGGGTACCTCAAAAATTGTCTTCATCAACCAGTGTCGCTGATCGATTTATTTTCGTTACTTGTCAGTGCATTTCTGGTGCGGATAGCCGCTGATGAAGATATTTTTGCAGATTCCCCAACTGATTGGACACTACGCACTGCAAAATTACTGGAAGTCCACCGAAACAAGGATGGTGGCTACATGCGGGTGCCAGGTGCCGCATCTGGAAGCACTTATATGACCTTTTTAGTGGTGCTATCCCTGGAACTTCTTGGAGAACCACTGACCGATGTCAGTCAATTAGAGAATTTCGTGCAACAGCGGGAAAGATCCGGTGGTTACGTCGAAATTCCCCAGATGCGACGTGCGGGAACCAACCCCACTGCGGCAGCGATCGGCATTCTGGATGTGCTTGGGAAAACTTCTCCAGAAAATGCGACATCAACCGTGCCGTTTTTGGAGAAAATGTTTTGTGCAGAAGGGGGATTTCGTGCCAATGACAGAATTCCCACTGCAGACTTGCTGTCGACCTTTACCGCAGCATGGACAATTTCCCAATTGGGTGGGGGAAACGAGCTGCCAAAGGATGAAATATTAAAATATGCTCATCAATGTGCTGTGCCTGATGGCGGTTTTCGAGGTGGGTTGTGGGATCAAACTGCAGACATCGAATACACTTTTTACGGTTTAGGCTTGCTTGGGCTGCTCTATGGCCTGGAAAATGTGAAAATAGGTTAG
- the dtd gene encoding D-aminoacyl-tRNA deacylase produces the protein MRAVIQRVCQAAVTVANETIGKIDHGLVVLLGIHTSDTDAQAIWMVEKIANLRIFDDPDGKMNLSLQDVGGSVLLVSQFTLYGDCVKGRRPSFISAARPEQAIPLYELAKEQFLLQGIPLQTGQFGADMQVALVNDGPVTLVLDTP, from the coding sequence ATGCGGGCAGTAATTCAGCGAGTATGCCAGGCAGCAGTGACTGTTGCAAATGAAACGATTGGCAAAATCGACCACGGCCTGGTAGTGCTGCTGGGAATTCATACTTCCGACACCGATGCCCAGGCGATCTGGATGGTAGAAAAAATCGCAAATTTGCGGATTTTTGATGATCCCGACGGCAAGATGAATCTTTCTTTGCAAGATGTGGGTGGCAGCGTCCTTCTTGTCAGCCAGTTTACGCTTTATGGCGATTGTGTAAAAGGTCGCCGCCCAAGTTTTATCAGTGCGGCACGACCAGAACAGGCGATCCCACTTTATGAACTCGCGAAAGAACAATTTCTGCTCCAGGGTATTCCATTACAGACTGGCCAATTTGGTGCTGATATGCAGGTGGCACTCGTTAATGATGGCCCGGTAACCCTGGTGCTGGATACCCCTTGA
- a CDS encoding polysaccharide biosynthesis/export family protein — protein MRFTQLAGSTLALYVFTCLSGCVTGHFEHSESSASLGLPVQTDLPNELNKVILPPYRIEAPDVLLIEVYGLPEEKGKPAVVLAPQPISGNHLVRSDGMVNLGIWGNVKVSGLTIDEAKVAVQQHVFEKMSKDPVLNEYSANVDKPEKLFTIVDVVAYNSKSYYVISDGAGYGEQITRFPIQGNETVLDALANVNGLQQVSSKDEIWIARRSPNQFEPDNVIPVDYVAMTQRGWAGTNYQLLPGDRVYVQSQQLLRVDSYLQKVLTPIERVLGITLLGGSTYNSIARPNVLNRGF, from the coding sequence ATGCGTTTCACACAACTCGCAGGCAGTACCCTGGCGTTGTACGTGTTCACCTGTCTTTCCGGGTGCGTCACTGGCCATTTCGAACACTCCGAAAGTTCTGCCAGCCTGGGACTGCCAGTGCAGACCGATCTGCCAAATGAATTAAATAAGGTAATCCTGCCACCTTACCGTATCGAAGCACCCGATGTGCTGCTGATCGAAGTTTACGGCTTGCCGGAAGAAAAAGGAAAACCAGCCGTTGTGCTGGCACCCCAGCCGATTTCTGGAAACCATCTTGTAAGATCGGATGGCATGGTCAACCTGGGTATCTGGGGTAATGTAAAAGTCAGCGGGTTGACGATCGACGAAGCCAAAGTTGCAGTTCAACAGCACGTCTTCGAGAAAATGTCGAAGGATCCTGTTTTGAACGAATACAGTGCGAACGTGGACAAGCCAGAAAAATTGTTCACAATCGTCGATGTCGTTGCTTACAACAGCAAATCATATTACGTGATTTCGGATGGTGCTGGATATGGCGAACAAATCACACGATTTCCCATCCAGGGGAACGAAACCGTGCTGGATGCGCTGGCAAATGTAAATGGATTGCAACAGGTTTCTTCGAAAGATGAAATCTGGATTGCACGACGGTCTCCAAATCAGTTTGAACCAGACAACGTGATCCCGGTAGATTATGTTGCGATGACGCAGCGTGGCTGGGCTGGTACCAACTATCAATTGCTTCCAGGGGATCGTGTTTATGTTCAATCGCAACAGTTGCTGCGGGTTGATAGTTACCTGCAGAAAGTGCTGACACCGATTGAACGTGTTTTGGGTATCACCTTACTGGGTGGGTCAACATACAATTCAATCGCTCGCCCGAATGTGTTAAACAGAGGCTTCTAG
- a CDS encoding FHA domain-containing protein: MPAQLLALADGPTIIVNKPILMLGRHSECDVQLNSRKISRRHCIIAQLKDHLIVRDLGSTNGVRINGKAVTEGKLVSGDELYIGSFRYQVQIDGILMSALISSRSGVPEMPKFTDSDLEEADEPIPLDEE; encoded by the coding sequence ATGCCTGCACAACTACTCGCGCTGGCCGATGGTCCCACGATCATTGTAAATAAGCCGATTTTGATGCTGGGCAGACACTCTGAATGCGATGTGCAACTCAATTCGAGAAAAATTTCACGTCGACATTGCATTATTGCACAATTAAAAGATCATTTGATCGTTCGCGACCTGGGAAGCACCAATGGCGTGCGGATCAATGGAAAAGCTGTTACTGAAGGGAAATTGGTATCTGGCGACGAGCTTTATATCGGTAGTTTTCGCTATCAGGTACAGATTGATGGCATTCTCATGAGTGCCCTGATCAGTTCCCGCAGTGGGGTGCCAGAAATGCCCAAGTTTACCGATTCCGACCTGGAAGAAGCAGATGAGCCAATCCCACTTGATGAAGAATGA
- a CDS encoding tetratricopeptide repeat protein, which yields MPTLNVRLFFKLFVVACILAGSLAGVYAYQMSRIPKTLLWQADKAIEAGDTSKAMQFMRRYLEYRPDDTNEMVRLADLVLEKAKSSKDYQSAMFLYEKAYRTGTDSSSIAMKLIPVCLKLQRYADAEEHINRQLEQEPNKGELHGYLGECYLGQEKAAEAEVALKKAIELEPTHTRSYELLFRIYRKDPQKRDEVNQLLARLTQVNPSDVDAMLLQARWQQSNREYPKALVSIEAILKIAPENAPAHQARGEVFQAMGKIPEAKEAYQLAIDHNPKVAQGYRALSWLHLMTGDQDRASAVLHRGVKELPNDAELLTPHGDLLIQQNELQEVAGIISRLTKNGATRQAKYLQGRLYIRQGKWYEAQQTLESLRGEVIELTSLSTQINVLLAECYEHLGDFRLVAESLQRALTLDPNHVPTQVLQAKLYLNQGNHAEALKLYRELFRSPYGSVAVKEAYLECWQRQIMWGQPSADEREEYTKALEYLVKKVPDAGRISLMLAQEMVVKGKQNQAASLLTESLMKRRYNPYAWVAHIQNMSDLFGTSNAPQLIVTAKLAIDNAVELQIADIEFLLAQGVDATSRIKELLQTCTQMIAVGRQDQLLATLASHLKWSQHYRELAMVQQQLVRNHPKLLQHYLNLLETSCILGNQLAVTTIESDIARNFPEQVAEGDLIIALAGKPFHAPLGKVRQSMEAACRSLLVKQPDHVVARRAMARVAWAAQDERAARSHLEVALAHDPTNENVHLDLIGLAIHGLEKKDPLVAIQRSFRDSRLNAHQLMSIIATTAKYEQSWDWITRLPENVFALLPMDVNRLAQSIHKEGQAEIALNLASKALAQHQKHDSLWETMLQLTSKDEETHRKTWEQCRAALSDAGYYRLLANVKSKAAQEQIAALPKKEWGNFAAIMLEQGRIHGDMDPANTQIAKYLAEKDLQEKVKQKLEALQAQASSNGKSSTQNLQLTQYIEGIKSDDPTHLRNAALKLSKDARAATGKERLELYLKICQTLEQLCEHPQATDNEKVQLAQAYRMLGRSEQCSQYLEKLNQNHPENLLFLVVYTNDLLRDQQLKSVEPLLPRLQKEIADPRVASALIRYNTMAGLPKSAIKAADQFVSSAPPGSADAKTRRQQVAELMDLNTRYAMLHQLAGTKLLLQSTCESYEFAIKHNPDLLIQYCALLGFAGDVPKAFELLDAKSKDIPLQTRALAGVGILRGGHAEVAHFQRVQVWLEELLKPAPDNVLFLLSLGELHTLKQDFTQAEAAYRQVLRLDQKNLLALNNLAWVLATEPADAKDALVLVDRAIKVAGSSSEILDTRARVLITLGQFQPAVSELTASIEQGRTPLRLFHLALAYLGLEQRETALKLFQEATQRGLDPKSIHPRDTKVYQELRQALN from the coding sequence ATGCCAACACTGAATGTTCGTTTATTTTTCAAGTTATTTGTTGTTGCCTGCATTCTGGCAGGAAGTTTGGCGGGCGTTTACGCTTACCAGATGTCGCGGATTCCCAAAACTCTCTTGTGGCAGGCAGACAAAGCAATCGAAGCAGGCGACACCAGCAAGGCGATGCAGTTTATGCGTCGTTATCTGGAATATCGACCCGATGACACCAACGAGATGGTGCGTCTTGCCGATTTAGTGCTGGAAAAAGCCAAAAGCTCCAAAGACTACCAAAGTGCGATGTTCCTTTACGAAAAGGCATATCGAACAGGCACCGACAGTAGCTCCATTGCGATGAAACTGATCCCCGTGTGCCTGAAGCTTCAACGATATGCCGATGCGGAAGAACACATTAATCGGCAATTAGAACAAGAACCCAATAAGGGTGAGCTGCATGGCTATCTGGGTGAATGCTATCTGGGCCAGGAAAAAGCCGCTGAAGCGGAAGTCGCTTTGAAGAAAGCAATCGAATTAGAGCCAACTCATACGCGAAGCTATGAACTGCTGTTTCGAATTTATCGCAAGGATCCACAGAAACGTGATGAGGTAAACCAACTTCTTGCCAGGCTGACTCAGGTGAATCCTTCCGACGTGGATGCAATGTTATTGCAGGCACGCTGGCAGCAAAGCAATCGAGAATACCCCAAAGCACTTGTAAGCATTGAAGCAATTTTGAAGATTGCACCAGAAAACGCTCCAGCACACCAGGCACGCGGGGAGGTGTTTCAGGCAATGGGCAAAATTCCCGAAGCGAAAGAAGCCTATCAACTGGCGATTGATCACAACCCGAAAGTGGCACAAGGATACCGGGCATTATCCTGGTTGCATTTAATGACGGGTGACCAAGACCGTGCGTCTGCAGTGCTGCATCGTGGGGTAAAAGAACTGCCCAATGATGCGGAATTGTTAACCCCACATGGGGATTTGTTGATTCAGCAAAATGAATTGCAGGAAGTGGCTGGTATTATCAGCCGGTTAACCAAAAACGGTGCCACCCGCCAGGCGAAATACCTGCAGGGCAGACTGTATATCCGACAGGGAAAATGGTATGAAGCACAGCAGACTTTGGAATCGCTGCGTGGAGAGGTAATTGAACTCACATCGCTATCCACGCAGATCAATGTTCTCTTGGCAGAATGCTACGAGCATTTAGGCGATTTCCGTCTGGTTGCGGAATCGTTGCAACGTGCACTCACCCTGGATCCCAACCACGTTCCCACACAGGTGTTGCAGGCGAAGTTATATCTGAATCAGGGAAACCATGCAGAAGCCCTGAAGTTGTATCGTGAACTGTTTCGTTCTCCCTATGGCAGCGTTGCCGTAAAAGAAGCATACTTAGAATGCTGGCAACGCCAGATCATGTGGGGACAGCCATCCGCAGATGAACGGGAAGAGTACACCAAAGCACTTGAGTATCTTGTAAAAAAAGTGCCTGATGCCGGTCGAATCAGTCTGATGCTGGCACAGGAAATGGTTGTTAAAGGGAAACAGAATCAAGCCGCATCGCTACTTACAGAAAGTCTAATGAAGCGACGCTACAATCCGTATGCCTGGGTGGCACACATTCAGAATATGTCAGATCTATTCGGCACATCGAACGCACCCCAACTGATAGTGACTGCAAAGTTAGCGATTGACAATGCTGTTGAATTGCAAATTGCAGATATTGAGTTCCTACTTGCCCAGGGCGTTGATGCAACTTCCAGAATCAAAGAATTGTTGCAAACTTGCACACAGATGATCGCAGTTGGGAGACAGGATCAATTGCTGGCAACACTTGCATCACACCTGAAATGGAGTCAGCACTATCGCGAATTGGCGATGGTACAACAGCAACTGGTACGCAATCACCCCAAGTTACTGCAACACTATTTAAATCTTCTGGAAACCAGTTGCATTCTGGGAAATCAATTGGCGGTAACCACTATTGAAAGCGATATTGCAAGGAATTTCCCAGAGCAAGTTGCAGAAGGTGACCTGATTATTGCTCTGGCTGGGAAACCATTTCATGCACCACTTGGTAAAGTGCGACAATCTATGGAAGCCGCATGCCGTTCACTTCTGGTGAAACAACCAGATCATGTTGTAGCACGTCGGGCCATGGCGCGAGTTGCCTGGGCTGCACAGGACGAGCGTGCTGCCAGATCCCACCTGGAGGTTGCATTGGCACACGACCCCACGAATGAAAATGTTCATCTCGATCTGATTGGGCTTGCTATCCATGGTCTGGAGAAAAAAGACCCCTTGGTAGCGATTCAACGCAGTTTTCGAGATTCAAGGCTCAATGCCCACCAATTGATGAGCATTATTGCAACTACAGCGAAGTATGAACAATCCTGGGACTGGATTACTCGACTTCCAGAAAATGTCTTTGCATTATTGCCGATGGATGTCAACCGACTGGCACAATCAATTCATAAAGAAGGACAGGCAGAAATTGCTTTGAATCTGGCATCGAAAGCACTTGCCCAGCACCAGAAACATGATTCATTGTGGGAAACAATGCTTCAATTGACCAGTAAGGACGAAGAGACGCACCGCAAGACCTGGGAGCAGTGTCGTGCGGCATTATCAGATGCAGGGTATTATCGCCTGCTTGCCAATGTTAAATCAAAAGCAGCCCAGGAACAGATTGCAGCCCTGCCAAAAAAAGAATGGGGAAATTTTGCTGCGATTATGTTGGAGCAGGGTCGTATTCATGGTGACATGGATCCTGCTAATACCCAGATAGCAAAGTATCTTGCAGAAAAGGATCTGCAGGAAAAAGTGAAACAGAAGCTGGAAGCGTTGCAGGCACAAGCAAGTTCAAATGGAAAATCATCGACACAAAACCTGCAACTAACGCAGTACATTGAAGGGATTAAAAGTGATGATCCCACGCATTTGCGTAATGCGGCGTTAAAGCTGTCGAAAGACGCCCGCGCGGCAACCGGTAAAGAGCGTTTGGAACTATATCTGAAGATATGCCAGACACTGGAACAACTTTGTGAGCATCCCCAGGCAACAGATAATGAAAAGGTGCAACTGGCTCAGGCGTACAGAATGCTTGGCAGATCTGAACAGTGCAGTCAATATCTCGAAAAACTGAATCAGAATCATCCTGAAAATCTACTGTTTCTGGTTGTTTACACCAACGATTTGCTTCGTGACCAACAATTGAAATCGGTGGAGCCATTGTTGCCCAGACTTCAGAAGGAGATTGCAGATCCACGTGTGGCATCGGCCCTGATTCGCTACAACACGATGGCTGGTTTGCCCAAAAGTGCGATCAAGGCTGCCGATCAATTTGTTTCCAGTGCCCCCCCTGGTTCTGCTGACGCAAAGACCAGACGGCAACAGGTTGCAGAGCTGATGGATCTGAACACGCGGTACGCGATGTTGCACCAACTTGCAGGCACGAAACTGCTGTTACAGTCTACCTGCGAAAGTTATGAATTTGCAATAAAGCACAATCCCGATTTGCTGATTCAATATTGTGCCTTACTGGGCTTTGCTGGTGATGTACCGAAGGCGTTTGAGTTGCTTGATGCCAAATCGAAGGATATCCCACTGCAAACCCGGGCATTAGCAGGGGTGGGGATTCTCCGTGGTGGGCATGCTGAAGTCGCACATTTTCAACGAGTTCAGGTATGGCTGGAAGAATTACTCAAGCCCGCACCAGATAATGTGTTGTTTCTGTTAAGCCTGGGAGAACTGCACACACTGAAGCAGGATTTTACTCAGGCGGAAGCAGCCTATCGTCAGGTGCTACGACTTGATCAGAAAAATCTGCTGGCTCTGAACAATCTGGCCTGGGTGCTGGCCACGGAACCTGCCGATGCGAAAGATGCCTTAGTGCTGGTGGATCGTGCGATCAAGGTGGCTGGTTCTTCCAGCGAAATTCTGGATACGCGTGCCCGAGTGCTGATTACATTAGGACAGTTCCAGCCTGCCGTTTCAGAACTTACCGCATCAATTGAACAAGGCCGCACCCCACTGCGATTGTTCCACCTGGCCCTGGCGTACCTGGGTCTTGAGCAACGGGAAACAGCACTCAAGTTGTTTCAGGAAGCAACCCAACGTGGGCTGGATCCAAAATCAATTCACCCACGCGATACTAAAGTTTATCAGGAATTGCGTCAGGCCTTGAATTGA
- a CDS encoding transcriptional repressor, giving the protein MSLPTLPVTHSPVEKFREYLNSRSTPQRFTEQQRELVEHIFATHSHFDADQLIRDIDKSKLNISRATVYRTLSKLVDAGMLRTMEIGARTVYEHDYGYPQHEHLVCEHCGTIIEFQLPAIETMLQNIARQHQFQVEGHTILVRGKCYSCSQARSKRRLDMI; this is encoded by the coding sequence GTGAGTTTGCCGACGCTACCTGTTACCCACTCTCCAGTAGAAAAATTTCGGGAATATCTCAATAGCCGGTCTACCCCACAGCGATTCACTGAACAGCAACGGGAATTAGTAGAGCATATTTTTGCTACCCATAGCCATTTCGATGCGGATCAGTTAATTCGCGATATCGATAAATCGAAGCTGAACATCAGCCGAGCAACTGTTTATCGCACGCTAAGCAAACTTGTAGATGCGGGAATGCTGCGGACCATGGAAATTGGTGCCCGCACTGTATACGAGCACGATTACGGCTATCCCCAGCACGAACATTTGGTCTGCGAACATTGTGGTACAATTATCGAATTCCAATTACCAGCAATCGAAACCATGCTGCAGAACATTGCCCGCCAGCACCAGTTCCAGGTGGAGGGCCACACGATTCTGGTTCGTGGGAAGTGTTATTCCTGCTCCCAGGCCCGGTCAAAACGCCGCCTGGATATGATTTAA
- a CDS encoding DUF2716 domain-containing protein, whose product MEQIHKGTIGNLGNRIQKNCSEWQNHYNSQKLARLSMSLIFAKLSKTAFLLQLDCTMENLENLSSQLSARGVNTTVELALDCGRQLTILIMADGECKRGFSIALRPEGVFILGFRGCFLLEDHADVAESIARLANRAVQSGFIGEDLGRFSLKPYSYKKWIDDGQIRASMEREAGGWLQISDVQNEQLWAEFTTRFSFRSSISPDSWPAIVEPYPHVTWSVSGMQKTYELDAEQFCAVERLSREQLLRAFCAIRALGDTVYVLDLNHDGYSFKPIITVSTGMDTWPISIIPVHNYSLFVDPTFSIGLFSHPWEASICVFGELLVKQMGVTPLACFGAVIRSSNQPKK is encoded by the coding sequence GTGGAACAAATTCATAAAGGAACCATCGGCAATCTGGGGAATCGAATCCAGAAAAATTGTTCCGAATGGCAAAATCATTACAATTCGCAAAAACTTGCCAGATTATCCATGTCTCTCATTTTTGCAAAATTGTCTAAAACAGCATTTCTTCTTCAACTTGACTGCACTATGGAAAATTTGGAAAACCTCAGTTCGCAGTTATCCGCCCGAGGTGTAAACACCACTGTCGAGTTGGCTTTGGATTGCGGAAGGCAACTGACCATCCTTATCATGGCAGATGGAGAATGTAAGAGAGGTTTCAGCATCGCCCTACGTCCCGAAGGTGTGTTCATTCTTGGATTTCGAGGATGTTTCCTGCTCGAAGACCACGCCGATGTGGCCGAGTCAATTGCTCGGTTGGCAAATCGAGCGGTGCAGTCAGGCTTTATTGGGGAAGATTTGGGTAGATTTTCTCTCAAGCCATACTCTTACAAGAAGTGGATTGATGACGGTCAAATACGGGCTTCGATGGAGAGAGAAGCAGGCGGGTGGCTGCAAATTTCTGATGTTCAAAATGAACAACTTTGGGCAGAGTTCACTACCCGATTCTCGTTTCGCAGTAGCATATCACCAGACTCATGGCCAGCCATTGTGGAGCCATACCCGCACGTAACGTGGTCGGTTTCCGGTATGCAGAAAACTTATGAGTTGGATGCCGAACAGTTCTGTGCCGTTGAGAGGCTTTCAAGAGAGCAGTTACTAAGAGCCTTCTGTGCCATTCGGGCCCTAGGCGACACAGTGTATGTGCTGGATCTGAACCATGATGGCTATTCTTTCAAGCCGATTATTACTGTCAGCACAGGCATGGACACTTGGCCAATATCGATCATCCCTGTTCACAACTATTCGTTATTTGTTGATCCTACATTCTCGATCGGTCTGTTCAGCCATCCTTGGGAAGCGAGCATCTGTGTCTTCGGAGAACTGCTCGTAAAGCAAATGGGGGTCACTCCACTAGCATGCTTTGGCGCAGTGATACGGTCATCGAACCAACCCAAGAAGTAA
- the rtcA gene encoding RNA 3'-terminal phosphate cyclase, producing MDNLLEIDGSTGEGGGQILRTSLCLSLMNNQPIRLFNIRANRKPKPGLQAQHLQCVKAAQRIGCAHVVGAELGSQEIVFTPGVVQSGDFHFRIGTAGSVALVLHTIYLPLCLKADGPSTITIEGGTHVRAAPTFPFLEKTWQGHLQSMGLKIVTNLLQTGFYPRGGGKIAVQIDPVAEIHPRNSHQVPKIEAITIDSVVAGLESHIQERMLRKARQLLRGEELHIHEELTKISGGPGAYLAIVTETSPPIAFVGLGELRKSAEQVGADAVKELLHFRQSHQQIDPHSADQIMLPLCFATGPSKFTVSEITQHLLTQAWTIQQFKVATILIEGELGGIGKVTIEPVNAPSVG from the coding sequence ATGGATAATCTACTGGAAATCGATGGTTCCACGGGTGAGGGTGGTGGGCAGATTTTACGTACCTCCCTTTGCCTGTCGTTGATGAACAATCAACCCATTCGCCTCTTCAACATTCGTGCGAATCGCAAACCGAAGCCCGGCTTGCAGGCACAGCACTTGCAGTGCGTCAAAGCCGCACAGCGGATTGGCTGTGCCCATGTGGTGGGTGCGGAACTCGGCTCTCAGGAAATTGTTTTTACCCCTGGGGTGGTTCAAAGTGGCGATTTTCACTTTCGGATTGGCACTGCAGGTTCTGTGGCATTGGTGCTGCACACCATTTACTTGCCACTTTGCCTGAAAGCCGATGGGCCCAGCACCATCACAATTGAAGGTGGTACACACGTTCGAGCAGCTCCCACTTTCCCATTTCTGGAAAAAACCTGGCAAGGTCACCTCCAAAGTATGGGTCTAAAGATTGTTACAAATTTGTTACAAACAGGCTTTTACCCACGTGGGGGTGGGAAAATTGCCGTACAGATCGATCCTGTAGCGGAAATCCATCCACGAAATTCCCACCAGGTGCCAAAAATTGAAGCGATCACCATTGACAGCGTTGTGGCTGGTCTGGAATCCCACATTCAGGAGCGAATGCTCCGCAAGGCCAGGCAACTGCTTCGTGGGGAGGAACTTCATATTCACGAAGAATTGACGAAAATTTCGGGCGGGCCTGGGGCTTATTTGGCCATTGTTACTGAAACATCCCCGCCGATAGCATTTGTGGGACTGGGCGAACTCCGCAAATCGGCAGAACAAGTGGGTGCTGACGCGGTGAAAGAGCTGCTACACTTCCGCCAGAGCCACCAGCAGATCGATCCGCACAGTGCTGACCAGATCATGTTGCCGCTTTGTTTTGCGACTGGCCCCAGCAAATTCACTGTTTCAGAGATCACCCAGCACCTGTTGACGCAAGCCTGGACGATTCAGCAGTTCAAAGTGGCAACAATCCTGATCGAAGGTGAACTGGGTGGGATCGGTAAGGTGACAATTGAACCAGTCAATGCCCCATCTGTAGGATGA
- a CDS encoding calcium/sodium antiporter — protein sequence MIVESLGLIILGLVVLVVGGETLLRGAVGIANLARLTPAIIGLTVVAIGTSIPELAVSVVAAAQQKVDITVGNVVGSNIFNIAFVLGISALVRPLVLTGNTIRLEYPVLAIVTLLCVAVCQHQEVNRLDAITFVAIYIGFTAYLVILVREQMSRSESSQFAAEAKDISESSPKPKIWVCLLFLAIGVGCLTLGAHFTVNGAVKIGRIFGMSERLIGLTIVAIGTGLPEVVTSIVSCIRGRDDVAIGNIIGSNLFNILGVMGITGLISPLPINAEIVQSDRWWMLGITLLLLPIMRSRMRIGRIEGGILLASYGVYMWMLLRTIKS from the coding sequence ATGATCGTTGAGTCACTTGGATTGATCATCCTGGGTTTAGTAGTGTTAGTAGTCGGTGGTGAAACACTGCTTCGTGGTGCCGTGGGAATTGCAAATCTCGCACGCCTTACACCGGCAATTATTGGACTTACCGTTGTTGCCATCGGCACTTCCATACCCGAACTTGCAGTTAGCGTTGTTGCTGCCGCCCAACAGAAAGTAGATATCACTGTGGGGAATGTCGTTGGATCGAATATCTTTAACATTGCCTTTGTTCTGGGGATCTCTGCTTTAGTTCGTCCTTTGGTGCTTACGGGTAACACCATTCGATTGGAATATCCTGTTCTTGCAATAGTTACACTCCTTTGTGTAGCTGTATGCCAGCACCAGGAAGTGAACCGGCTCGATGCGATCACATTTGTTGCCATTTATATCGGCTTTACAGCCTATCTTGTCATCCTTGTGCGAGAACAGATGTCGCGGTCGGAATCGTCACAATTTGCAGCGGAAGCTAAAGATATTTCTGAGAGCTCACCAAAACCCAAAATATGGGTTTGCTTATTGTTTCTGGCAATTGGGGTTGGCTGCCTGACGCTGGGAGCACATTTCACCGTCAATGGTGCTGTGAAAATCGGTCGGATATTCGGTATGTCGGAAAGACTGATCGGCTTGACCATCGTTGCCATTGGAACAGGTTTGCCAGAAGTGGTTACTTCGATTGTCTCCTGCATTCGAGGACGGGATGATGTGGCGATTGGCAATATTATTGGTTCGAACCTCTTCAATATTCTCGGAGTGATGGGGATTACTGGTTTGATTAGCCCACTGCCAATCAATGCAGAAATTGTTCAATCTGACCGCTGGTGGATGCTCGGTATCACTTTATTGCTCCTACCGATAATGCGTAGTAGAATGCGGATCGGCAGAATAGAAGGTGGTATCCTCCTGGCTTCCTACGGTGTATACATGTGGATGTTACTGCGTACAATCAAATCTTAA